A stretch of the Malus sylvestris chromosome 10, drMalSylv7.2, whole genome shotgun sequence genome encodes the following:
- the LOC126585451 gene encoding AP-1 complex subunit sigma-1-like: MIRFVLLISRQGKVRLTKWYSPYTQKERNKVLRELSGVILARGPKLCNFVDWRGYKVVYKRYASLYFCMCIDQEDNELEVLEMIHHFVEILDRYFGSVCELDLIFNFHKAYYILDEILIAGELQESSKKTVARLIAAQDSLVETAKEQASSISNIIAQATK, translated from the exons ATG ATTCGTTTTGTGCTTCTTATAAGCAGACAAGGAAAAGTGAGGTTGACAAAATGGTATTCTCCTTACACtcaaaaggaaagaaataag GTTCTTCGTGAGCTTAGTGGAGTGATTCTTGCACGAGGTCCCAAGCTCTGTAATTTTGTGGATTGGAGAGGATACAAAGTTGTTTATAAAAG ATATGCTAGTCTGTATTTCTGCATGTGTATTGATCAAGAAGATAACGAATTAGAGGTCCTTGAAATGATTCATCATTTTGTTGAGATTCTCGACCGATACTTTGGCAGC GTCTGTGAATTGGATTTGATCTTTAACTTCCACAAG GCCTACTATATACTGGATGAAATTTTGATCGCTGGTGAACTTCAAGAATCGAGCAAGAAAACAGTTGCGCGGTTGATAGCTGCGCAG GATTCATTGGTGGAGACTGCAAAAGAGCAGGCTAGTTCGATAAGCAATATAATCGCGCAGGCAACCAAGTAG
- the LOC126585448 gene encoding uncharacterized protein LOC126585448, which translates to MKIDKEISHPIHLKHRLKIEYTEVPFYCDGCKEAGIGLKYKCQQCEFDLHKACAVAPPTITHPFYDKCQFQFLYSPPGAVRRVCDACRKDVVGFVYHCRKCGFDLHPCCANLPQVLDDGERNFYLYLKLSSACHRCGGKGRGWCYRSECKTYNLHVSCVKELLVESWQAMYLNVDKNKVREMQTRIPSLKGTLKNHHGGGRGEKVRKCCEIAGGAVRIIVSAILGDPTALIGAAVGGFISK; encoded by the coding sequence ATGAAGATTGACAAGGAAATCTCTCATCCCATCCACCTAAAACACAGGCTCAAGATCGAATACACCGAGGTCCCGTTCTACTGCGACGGGTGCAAAGAAGCCGGAATTGGCCTCAAATACAAGTGCCAGCAATGTGAGTTTGATTTGCACAAGGCATGTGCTGTGGCTCCTCCAACCATCACCCACCCCTTCTACGACAAATGTCAGTTTCAGTTTCTTTACAGCCCGCCGGGCGCTGTGAGGAGAGTGTGTGATGCGTGTAGGAAGGATGTTGTAGGGTTTGTGTACCACTGCAGGAAGTGCGGTTTTGATCTGCACCCCTGTTGTGCCAACCTACCACAAGTCCTGGATGACGGAGAGCGCAACTTTTACTTGTACCTCAAGTTATCGAGCGCTTGTCATCGGTGTGGAGGCAAGGGGCGTGGTTGGTGTTATAGGTCGGAATGCAAGACGTATAATCTtcatgtgtcatgtgtgaaggaGTTGCTTGTGGAGAGCTGGCAAGCCATGTATCTGAATGTGGACAAGAACAAGGTTAGGGAAATGCAGACTAGGATCCCGAGCCTTAAGGGGACGCTGAAAAACCACCATGGCGGAGGGAGAGGCGAGAAGGTCAGAAAGTGTTGCGAGATAGCTGGTGGCGCTGTTCGCATCATTGTCTCTGCCATACTAGGAGATCCTACCGCTCTGATAGGGGCCGCTGTTGGCGGTTTCATATCCAAGTAG
- the LOC126585446 gene encoding transcription termination factor MTERF6, chloroplastic/mitochondrial: METSTTQNGGSSIMWFFRDKGFDDKSIQDMLKKCKRLENAQAERASENWAYLKSIGIQERKLPFVVSKCPKILTLALHEKLIPTVECLTTLGTKPREVASAIAKFPHILSHSVEEKLCPLLGFFEALGIPQKQLGKMILLNPRLISYSIEAKLSEIVNFLANLGLSREGMIGKVLVKNPFIMGYSVDKRLRPTAEFLKSVGLTEQGLQTVVMNFPEVLCRDVDKILRPNFEFLKRSGFEDGQIAALVSGYPPILIKSIHNSLEPRIRYLVEVMGRRIDEVADYPDFFRHGLKKRVERRHKLLKQTTTDCSLSEMLDCNQKKFITKFGLV, translated from the coding sequence ATGGAAACCAGCACCACCCAAAATGGTGGTTCTAGTATCATGTGGTTCTTCAGGGATAAAGGTTTTGATGATAAGAGCATTCAGGATATGCTCAAAAAGTGCAAGCGTCTTGAGAACGCGCAAGCAGAAAGAGCCTCCGAGAATTGGGCTTATTTGAAGAGTATTGGCATTCAGGAGAGGAAGCTACCTTTTGTTGTCTCAAAGTGCCCCAAGATACTTACTTTGGCTCTCCACGAGAAGCTCATCCCTACAGTTGAGTGCCTCACCACGCTTGGTACTAAGCCCCGTGAAGTTGCGTCTGCCATTGCCAAATTCCCTCACATTCTGTCCCATAGCGTGGAAGAGAAGCTCTGTCCCCTTTTGGGATTCTTTGAGGCTCTGGGAATTCCTCAAAAGCAACTTGGCAAAATGATTTTGCTCAATCCAAGGCTCATCAGCTACAGCATTGAAGCAAAGCTTTCTGAAATCGTGAACTTTCTTGCTAATCTTGGCCTATCCAGAGAAGGAATGATTGGAAAAGTACTGGTAAAGAACCCGTTTATCATGGGTTATAGCGTTGACAAAAGACTGCGCCCTACGGCAGAGTTTTTGAAATCAGTAGGTCTCACAGAGCAGGGTCTTCAGACAGTGGTAATGAACTTTCCGGAAGTGTTGTGTAGAGATGTGGACAAGATTCTGAGACCCAATTTCGAATTTCTAAAGAGAAGTGGATTTGAAGATGGACAGATAGCGGCTTTGGTGTCTGGTTATCCACCCATTCTGATCAAGAGCATCCACAACTCTTTAGAACCGAGAATCAGGTACTTGGTAGAGGTTATGGGGAGACGAATTGATGAAGTCGCTGATTATCCTGACTTCTTCCGCCATGGTCTGAAGAAAAGAGTGGAGCGGCGACACAAACTTTTGAAACAGACGACAACTGATTGTAGCTTGAGTGAAATGCTGGACTGTAATCAAAAGAAGTTCATAACgaagtttggtttggtttga
- the LOC126585447 gene encoding pentatricopeptide repeat-containing protein At4g38150-like has protein sequence MPSFQGQVSKHILSTISNPLRQSTSLSTKLRRFSTTADRGGEMEAPPEQQPPEPIPNRPLRGQRPSNPQTSNLQFLNKNSPISEKRRERPSSPPLQDSSFLEKLKMGLDKSKREEPQEVPEPPQPPEEADQIFKKMKETGLIPNAVAMLDGLCKDGLVQEAMKLFGSMREKGTIPEVVIYTAVVDGFCKAQKLEDAKRIFRKMQSNGIVPNAFSYTVLIQGLYRANMLEDAVEFCSEMLEAGHSPNVTTFVGLIDMVCKEKDMEEAESVIGKLKQKGYLVNEKAVKEFLDKKAPFSPRVWEAIFGKNKSQRVF, from the coding sequence ATGCCATCGTTTCAGGGTCAGGTTTCCAAGCACATCTTGTCCACTATTTCTAACCCTCTTCGCCAATCAACGAGCTTGTCGACGAAGCTACGTCGTTTTAGCACCACCGCCGATCGTGGCGGTGAAATGGAAGCACCACCGGAGCAACAGCCGCCGGAGCCCATACCCAATAGGCCCTTGAGAGGCCAAAGACCATCAAATCCTCAAACTTCCAATCTTCAGTTTCTCAACAAAAACTCGCCCATTTcagagaaaagaagagagaggccTTCTTCTCCACCATTGCAGGACAGCAGCTTTCTCGAAAAGCTGAAGATGGGTCTCGACAAGTCGAAGAGGGAGGAGCCTCAGGAAGTTCCCGAGCCGCCACAGCCGCCCGAAGAAGCGGACCAGATATTCAAGAAGATGAAGGAGACGGGTCTCATTCCCAATGCCGTGGCAATGCTTGACGGGCTCTGCAAAGACGGGCTGGTCCAGGAGGCTATGAAGCTTTTCGGGTCGATGCGTGAAAAGGGCACGATTCCTGAGGTTGTTATATACACTGCGGTGGTTGATGGGTTTTGCAAAGCACAGAAACTTGAAGATGCTAAGAGAATTTTCAGGAAGATGCAGAGCAATGGGATTGTTCCCAATGCTTTTAGTTACACTGTGTTGATACAGGGGTTGTATCGGGCTAATATGTTGGAGGATGCTGTTGAATTTTGTAGCGAAATGTTGGAAGCCGGTCACTCGCCCAATGTAACTACTTTTGTGGGGCTGATTGATATGGTTTGTAAGGAGAAGGATATGGAAGAAGCTGAGAGTGTTATTGGGAAGTTGAAGCAGAAGGGGTATTTGGTTAATGAGAAGGCTGTTAAAGagtttttggacaaaaaggCACCATTTTCGCCGAGGGTTTGGGAAGCTATCTTTGGGAAGAATAAATCGCAGAGAGTGTTTTGA
- the LOC126584361 gene encoding probable L-type lectin-domain containing receptor kinase S.5 codes for MFGISVSSCYCVVFVTLFHVNSKYCVNDWDYVSSKSAYFVIFGASVNPRHRQRYQNKSVGSCTIELTEYRLWLSDIYNDDDVVASFNSTFLIIIYCDKEWDAREGLAFLIGLDIHVRGQSQGQWLGLANSSTDCQATGHFVAVEFDTEKQDFDPVDNHIGLNINSVRSNKTVSLKPLGIEISPEIPTNYSVRVEYNGRSKVLEVYMAIHSQTNQPKKPETPLLKETINLRQYLKKASCFGFAGSTGSSALQLNCVLKWDLKVEEMHPKKDLTWLKMLSGLVSQ; via the exons ATGTTTGGTATTTCTGTTTCTTCATGTTATTGTGTTGTATTTGTTACTTTGTTTCATGTGAATTCCAAGTACTGTGTGAATGATTGGGACTACGTGTCCTCCAAATCTGCATACTTCGTTATATTT GGCGCTTCAGTTAACCCCAGACACCGACAACGATACCAAAACAAGTCTGTCGGATCATGTACCATAGAACTTACCGAATACAGACTATGGCTTTCTGACATCTACAACGATGATGATGTTGTTGCCTCCTTCAACTCAACTTTCCTCATCATCATCTACTGCGACAAAGAGTGGGACGCTCGTGAGGGGTTAGCTTTTCTTATAGGTTTGGATATTCATGTACGTGGACAAAGTCAGGGGCAGTGGCTAGGCCTCGCGAATTCCAGCACCGATTGTCAAGCCACAGGCCACTTTGTTGCTGTTGAATTTGACACGGAGAAGCAAGATTTCGATCCTGTTGACAACCACATTGGACTCAACATCAATTCTGTACGATCAAACAAGACTGTTTCTCTCAAGCCTTTAGGCATTGAGATATCACCGGAGATACCCACCAACTACAGCGTGCGGGTAGAATACAACGGTAGGTCCAAAGTCCTCGAAGTGTACATGGCTATACACTCTCAAACTAACCAGCCAAAGAAGCCTGAGACACCACTTTTGAAGGAGACAATAAACTTGAGGCAGTACCTGAAAAAGGCGTCCTGCTTCGGATTTGCTGGTTCCACAGGCAGCTCAGCACTTCAGCTGAACTGCGTTTTGAAATGGGACCTGAAGGTGGAGGAAATGCACCCTAAAAAAGATTTGACCTGGTTGAAGATGCTGTCGGGGTTGGTGTCCCAATAA
- the LOC126585452 gene encoding RING-H2 finger protein ATL18-like, producing the protein MICLMASQSMGMATIFFYTCFWIPFHQMKKFLARLFSGVIFFTNFQQQEEEDCMSLSVARFQDLQAHGTKRCAQVLEETCSVCLVDFGEEDLVSQLGKCGHVFHVDCIERWIESSHFRCPICRSLFFNVKTCHAKLDEDDRYI; encoded by the exons ATGATATGTCTAATGGCTTCTCAGTCCATGGGCATGGCAACAATTTTTTTCTACACATGTTTTTGGATCCCATTTCACCAAATGAAGAAATTTTTGGCCAGATTATTTTCTGGTGTGATTTTTTTCACTAATTTCCAGCAGCAGGAAGAGGAGGACTGTATGAGTCTTTCAGTGGCCAGGTTCCAGGACTTGCAAGCTCATGGTACCAAAAGGTGTGCACAAGTTTTGGAGGAGACATGTTCAGTTTGCTTGGTGGATTTTGGGGAGGAGGATTTGGTGAGCCAATTGGGAAAATGTGGGCATGTTTTCCACGTGGATTGCATTGAGAGGTGGATTGAGAGCAGCCATTTTCGCTGCCCAATTTGCAGGTCACTGTTCTTCAATGTCAAAACATGCCATGCAAAACTGGATGAGGATGAT AGATACATATAG